Part of the Cercospora beticola chromosome 5, complete sequence genome is shown below.
CGGAGGCGACAAAGGCGGTGGTTTCGTCAACTTCACACCTGGCGATGCGGGCAAGATTCTAAGTGGTGTCGCACCCTCGGGTAGCTCGAAGACGAAAGCGAGGAGGGAGAAGGAAGCTGCCGACAAGAGACGGAAATTGAGTCAGGCAGCTATGCAGGCTGTCATTGAGGCTGGAGGGGACGTGGAGAGCTTGCAGAGAGCAGGGGTAATATCTTGATACATCGAAGCAAGATGAAGAGAAATGACAGAGCATAGAGAAATTTCAGCGACAAGCAAGTCTTTGCAGATTTCCGCTTTTCAGCTTGAAGGATTCATGTACATAGTATTTTTGCTCTCGGCCAAAGTAATTTGAGGCCCAGGAAGTTATTAAGCAACCAATCATCTGCATTTCACTTCCTACTGCTACCCTCAACAAATCTCTGGCAATTCGCTACTCCCTCCCAGATCGACACCCATCATTCTCGGAATGCCTCCCTTGCGTAAACCCATAAAGCGGCAAAGTCCCATCTCCGCCATCAGTCCTCAGATATCCCAAGGTTCCCTCACTCACATAATTACCATACAAGGCATCACAGCTATACCCAGCAGGATGTGAAGGATACCAATCTCGTCGAACAATCATGTGATCGACTTCCGAGTTCACGTAGCGATCGAGTGGTTGCGTGCCTGGGACTCGGGAAGTGTAAATGTACATTGTATTGCCTTCGAGTTGGAAACCTGGCGCGTTCTCGCAGGCGGGATGTGTGGTCATGAGATATTGGTTTTGTTGGACGTGGCGGCAGCGGTAACTGGAAATGAGCATTAGTTGGAGTGGTGGAGGGAGAGAAGGTGAGGCAAGTGTACAGTGCTGTTGTGCCTGGAAGATTGTCTCTCAGGCCGTAGCCCCAGAGGACTGGATCGCCGCGGAAGCCGACCTGGCGTGCGTACTCGCCATTGAAATCGGAGGTGTAGAAATGGCGGACTGTGGAGCGAGCTGCGGTGAGAGAGGCAGACAGAGCTGCGATGAGGAGGGTTGTCTTCATGTTTGAGTCGTTCGAAGTTCCAgaccgatgatgatgatgcgctTTGGATCTGGGAATCGAGTGAAGCTTTATACATTGCTGGAAGCCCGTATATAGAAATCTTGACAATTGCTATTCCGCAATCATATATGCATTCTTCGCCTACGCACGTGGGTAGCTCGGTCCTAGAGACTTTCGTTCGCTCTGTGCCGGAAAGATAGCTGGTCTAGACAGTCGTCGGTGGGGAACATGTAGGCCGCTCAGGTTGCCGGTCCTATGAGAACCACGTTGAGCATTCTGTTGGCTGCCATTGTAACGTTTCATTGCTTGCCAAGAGTCCATCGGTATAGTGCCGCCGCTTCATCTGCGCTCGGCGAGCTGGAGAGTGTTGACAGCTACGTGAGGGTTCAATGGCCATGCAGGGCAGCCGCACAAGCCTTGGTGCTAAGCTCGTAAAAGGAAGCTGCCACCTCTTAGCTTGGTTTTCTCAGCGAGTGCCAAGACGTTTATACGACCAAGGAGTGCGTCGACAGTGAGCCATGCTTCTACTGCATCTAGTAAGGCACAGCTTGCCGCCGAAGCTTTTGGCAATCGCAGATCGTGCCTTCTATGGCAAGCTGGTACCTGCGCATTCGCTACTCCGGGCGTCCTATTGGCTTATGCCCTGCTATGGCCAGATTTGACGGCGAGAACTGGAGCAACGCCGGGAAGTATGCTCACAGTGTAGAAGTGAAGGTCGGTGCATTCTGCCTGAAATCTGAAAATCCAGATAAGCGTCCGTTGAGAGCCCCCGACTCGAGTTAGTCTGTACCGTAGTAATGTAGATGTGCGGCATCGGAACGATGATTCTTCAATGCTAAACATCAATACCAAGAAggtcatcgtcctcctcggCAAATAAGAAATTCTCGTCATCCCAGTCtggctcttcatcatcgtcactcTCACTATCCGGGATCATGGCCTCTTCTCTATTGTTGCCAGGCGGCATGGAAAACTCTTCACCGCCTTCGATGATGTATCTTGCCACGCTTTGCGAGTATTCGTTGCCGCGAGATGTGTAGAGATCGCCGAAGAAACAGAAGAACGCGCCATGACCAACTGAGAAGACACCTCGTAGTTGCACTTCCTTCAGGCGTGGAAGCTTGCCAGCGAGTCTAGAGAAGCACTCGGGCCACTCTCCTTCAAGTGTGACTTCGTTCAGCTCCAGGCGCTCCAGGGTTCCCGCGTGTCGCAGTAGAAAGTCGACCAAGTCCGAGGGATTTGCATAAACCGTTGTAATAGCGAAGTTTCGCAAGTTCGCCCAGACTATGGAGCCGACCACATCTGACAGCTCAATCTTGTCTTCGCCAGGGTTGGGACACGGCATGTCAATTTCCAGGGAGCGGAGGTTACCTGCGCTTTCCATGAGCATGATGAAATACCCCTCCGAGAAGCCCAGCATGATCTCGGCGAACTCTTCTGAATCAACCCCTagatcgtcgtcttccagaTACGGCGTGGACACAATCCAGTGTAGAGTCTCTACATTGGCCATGAAACGCGACATCGCTTTGGAGAACTCAAGATGACGGGCTATGTGAAAGGACACGGAGCCCAGCCTCAGAGTCTGTGGCGAGTAGCCGGCCTTCTCAGCTGCGAGTACTATTTCGCCCATCGCCTCCAGTCCTTCTCCACACCGATCGTAGTCTCCGAACGGGGTAATAAGCCCTTTTCGAAACTGCTTGTTCTCTCTGTGGGTGTGGACACGCAGTGCGTTGGCTGTAGTGAAGTCGAAGGCACGAATGTTGCTGCACTTCTCGAAGACTTCTTGCATGCACCGTTGAATCACCCCGTCTTCAACAATTTGTACGCCTTCATAGGCTAGTTCGCTGTAGTACTCGAAATGATTCTGCAGCTGAGCGGCCGAGTAGCTTGGCTTGGGCTGTGCATCCGCATTGGCTCTGATCAATTGTATCAGAGCCTTCTCACGCGCCTCGAGATTTGGATCGATCTGGCGTTCCCGGCCCCGTCGCATGGAGATTTCGCCAAGCTCTTGGAGGTGCTTCCTGTCGGCCTTTGTGATGTGTGCGTCGACCTCGATCTGTGATTCCAACTTCGCCCTCCATTCTTCAAACTTCAGCGGCTCCGACGTATCGCCTTGAAAATAAAGGAGCCTTGGCTGTTTACAGAATTTGGGATGTTGAGCGATCTGCCAGGCTGCTTTCATGCTGTCGATTGTCATGACAGTCACGATCTCTGGGAACAAGTAGTCATCTGCGACATTTCGCAAAGAGTGGCAAGTGAGCCTGAGCGCCTTGATCTCGTCCAGGCTGCAGCGTACGCAAATCATTTCAATGAGCTCTGTCGGGAGCTCTACGAACGACATAATGATGGATGGTGGCACACAGTTTCGCGGTACAGAACAAGATGAGGAACATTGGGGTGTTGGTGAGACGCGTCAATCTCGCGTTTGCCAAGGATGAATCCGGTCACGCTTGTCGCTTCAGACTTCACTTCCCGACCAAACGCCGACCTGCAGACCACAACAAACATTCGCAAGAGCTCAGCGCACGAAGTCGCTGGGTCCACAACTTGACAGTGTTGATCCCGCATCCAACGGGAGAAGCATGGAGACGACCGAAAAAGTGCCAGATGGCACATGCGGTtacgctgtcgctgctggagaCTTGATGGTGCCTATGTCAGCGTCTCTTCTCGACCTGCTGCTTCGCGCCGCTCCGTGTCCTGACGAGAGCTGATTGCCATCTTCCGCGTCATCACGGTGAGCACTCGTCCAGTCGACAGTGTTATGGACAAGAAAGAGCTTCGCTTGTTCGCGCTTGCTATGCCAGGTCGTACGTGCGGAGCATAGCAAAGTTAGCGCTCCAATACAAGATGCTCAGTGTTCGCGTGCATAGGTGTGACTTCAACGGCGAGAGGACAATAACAGCACGGGCCCTCAGCCCCCTCACTTTCAAAAGTCCCAGCAGTCTTTGCTGCACCAACTCGACACAACATCTCAAGCCACCACGCCGAAACCGCCTTAGCCATGCCGGTGCCACTATACACCTGTGGCTTGGCAAAAGTCGGCTACGATGAGCCTTTCCACGAACTGGATGTCGAGCTGAGGCAGAAAGGTGCCCACGAAGTGCATGTTTCCGGCGGAGAGGCCAGCGAGGTCCTGTTGCGCCTGACTGGCGGAGCCTGCAGCGATACATCACCATACGGACAGCTCACAGATCACGACTCGAACGCAATACACAAGAACATCATTGTCGGCCTTCCCAGGGCGCTCATGATCTTTCAAGGACAGCATGAACTTCTTTGCGTGCTCGAAAATATTCTAAAGAACCTGACGGAAGGTTTTGCACCGTCCGGCTCGGTCCAGTGGTCATCGTTCGCGACGAAAGATCTTCACTCTGCCGGCCATGAAATTTCGTGGAACTAATACATCCACCAACCCTTTACTGCTCCGGTTGCGTATTCGGCTGAACACCTTTACCAAAAGTCCACGGAACGCCTTGAAATGGTCAAAGATGAGCTGATGCTGCTACAGACAGATCCAGCATACGCACAGGAAGTCATCAAGATGAGGAGGGTAGCGCTCAGCAATGCAGCCCCAGGATCCAGGCATGCGAAGCAGTACGAGGACGTCGGCGGCTTCTTAGTGACGGAACTACTGACTCGCTTTGAGATGTGGCACACCATATCGTCCCGTTGCAGCGAGCTCAAGAAAGCCATGATGCATTCCAATGAGGTCTATACTCCAGGCACAACCACGCCGCCCGAGGTGGCCATGCACATATATGCATTGGAAGCCAGTATCGAACATTGGAGAGAACGGTCTAGTGAAGACTTTGAGGAGCTCAGGCACTTCACAAATCTTGGACCTCGCCAGGTACCGCCATCCCATTCCGGTGACCATATGAACACGTCAGATGTAAATGAAGTACTCGACCCAGACAACCCCATTGATCGCTTGAAGTGGCAAATTGCAGGCATTCGTCAGAGTGCGGGTCGAAAAGGAAGGCATCCGGCTGGACACGCATCACTGTTCGTGGCCATTGAGAGGGAAGAAGCTACAGATAGAATCATGGACCAGCTGACACGGGAGTACATCAATGACGCGATGATCATGGATGAAATCTACACTCACATCGCTTGGATACAACAGATTCTGGATCCTACCATTGAGTTTCCTTGGGTGAAGTCTGGGGAGAGTTGCTGCATTCTCGGCGACCCCAAATGCCGCCACTCCTGGCTCCAATTTGCGTCGGGATGGCAACAGCGCATCGGCGCTCTGGCTCAATCACTGATGGACGCGCCTTGGCCGAAGGGCCGCAAAGACCTAGCCTGGCTTGCTAAGGCGACTTTGACGCGCTCGCGCCTGGGAAAGCTGTGGCAAGGTATCTTCGCGGAGTATGGCAAAGCACAAGAAGCAGGGAGAAGCTCACCATGCGGCACGTACTTCATGACAAGTATGACTGAGTTCGCAAATGACCCGGCACATCTCGCACAACTCGAAGCGGAGCGAGAGGCATGTGAGTTGGAGTCTGATAGACAATCACTTGTCGCCGAGGAGAACGCCAGGGCTCTCACAGGCTACATCCCGCAGATCCAGTGGGGCTCGGATGGTGCCGGCcatgagaagaagctgaagtcggAGAAGAAAGCGAAGCTGAAGGCGAAGCCGGTGCAGACTGCTGGCGAACTCGCCCGTGCAATGGGAACCATACATCTTGAGTACAGCCCTGACGACAGCGCAAGACTCAATAGCGATGGACCGCTGACACCGCACGCACCGATCTCTATACGCATGAAGAGGGAGAACCTAGTCGTCTTTCAAAAGATGTACCGCGCTGATACGGAGTCCAACCAAGGCGGTACCATTCGTTGGCAAGCATTTGTCCAGGCGATGAAAGACGCAGGCTTCACcgcggaagaagctgctggctCTGCAGTAAGttttcgcagcagcagtcttgGAGGATCTATCTGCTtccatcgtcctcatccagATCCGGTGTTGCATCCTATCATGCTGTATGCTATGGCGAGGCGCCTCACGAAGTGGTTCGGCTTTACCACGGACACGTTCGTGTTGAGAGAGACTGAAGCTGACACATGAGCCGGCGATGCTGGATGGGAGATATTGCAGGTTGGAGGACTTGTCAGCGGACGATTTGAGCGGTGGCATAAAATTGTGAATGCTTCGATTTGTACTTCGCTCGAGTACGCTTTGACCTTGGCTTTTGTTGGGCGATGCGCCATGCAAGCGGACTTTCAGCAGGCTTGAGACATTGAAGTTTGTCGGAAAGGGATGAAAAGCTGAAAAATATGTCAGCGCTTGGCTTGAGTCTTTGAAGGTAAAGGATTGGGGACGATTTGTTTGTTACGAGAGCGAGCTTAAGTGCGCGTATCGAGAAAGCAATGCGGCCTACTACCAGGCGCTCACTCTAGAATGCAAGCATCCGACATGACCGAAAGTCCATACATTCTCGTTGCCTTCTCTCATCCGTTCCTCTCTTTCAGATCCACCCACAAGCCCGGCTTATCCCACAGAATGTACGCCTTCTGCTCATCCATCCACTTCTCCTGCCCAGGACACAACTCAAACTCAAACTCCCACACCAATCTGCACAGAATGATCCGCAACTCCGCCCAAGCCAAATTGATTCCCAAACAGCCATACGTTCCCAGACTAAATGCCTGCATCACGTCCCTCTGGTCATTTTCACAACCATACTCCGCGCATTCGTCATCTAGCCAACGCTCAGGAATCCACTCATCTGGTCGATGGAAGTTTGAAGCGCTGTGGTACGCAGCGAAATGTGGAACACCGACGTAGGTATTACCCGCGATGAAGTGTCCGTCGATGGTCATACCTTCTGGTGGTGTTCTGCGTGGAGCACGATCGGCTGCGGGAGGGTAGTAGCGGAGAGTTTCCTGAAGCACGGCGTTGAGGTACGGCAAATGGGAGGCTTGAAGGGCGTTGATCGATGAGACCGTGGGGAAAGCTGTGCGAATTTCTGTGGCAAGGCGGGAGATGCGGGCTGGCGAGCaggtggagaggaagaagatggcaccAGAGAGGGTTGTGGCGGAGGTTTCGGCGCCGGCGTTGATGAGACTGTGATCGGGTTAGGGGATCAGGATCTGGAATGGGTTACATGTGGCGCGAAAGCTTACACTGCTGTATTTGCAAGCAGTTCTCCTTTGCTTATGTGGTCTTCTCCCGATCTGATCCCACCGCCGCTCTGGCTCAGACCGTCCCTCAGTAGCAAACCGACAAGGTCAACTTTGCTTGCGGCAGGTCCTTCCTCCAGTCGCTGATTGAGTCTCTGCTCGGTCAAAGCCCGATGCTGCTCTAAGTTGTCCATAACCTTTTTTGGAATCAGATGTGGGATGAGCATATTTGCGCCAGGTATCTGCTGGAGTGCGCTCATGAAAACTTGAGCTTTTGCCGCGTCCAGAACGAAAGCTACCCAAGGGTGAAGTTGACCATTGTCAAGACAGCCAAAGCTCTCACCAAAGACCAGATAGCCAGTGATGTCGAAAGTGATGTAGTTGAGCCACATCATCATGTTGACCttttgctgtccgcaaaCACCGAGTTTGCGAATGCCATCCACGAGCTTGTCTGTATGAGATATTATCATAGGCTCGAGGTCGCGGACACTCCGCTCGCTGAAAGCCGCGCTCAGCATCTTGCGTTGTCTAGCATGGACATCTTGGGAGAGAGTTGACAGAATGTGGTCTTCTTCAGTGCCATACTTTTGATACAATCGTTCATCCTTCGCCATCGCTTGGACCCTGCCTTTGCGTGTGCCATGGATGTCGCGCATCGCTTGCGCCGAGTTGAATAGAAGATCGCGCGGACCTACGCGAACGACAGGGCCATATTGGTCGAACAACTTGCGCTGCACACGAGGTAGAATCCCTCGCAGATTAGTTATATGCATCGGGAGGGTAGAGATTGACCATATCTTCGGCCCTGGGATGTTGTGAAGTGGTGAAAGGATCGAATTGTAGAGTGCCTAACAATGGTTGGCAGATGATTAGCGTATGTCTTCAGTCCCTGCGATCaagcagcatctgcagccCATTCCACAGCTATCACACATGTTTGAACGATCACGAAGGCCACGAGTCGAAAattcgatgacgatgatcgtACTCACGTTGCCCAGTAGACAGAGAGCCAAGAGAGCGGGAATTGCGAAGCAGATCGTGCAGAGGTCGACAATGCTCAGAGTCACTGGCACGTTGAATATAGGCGATTCCATGGCGACTGGGAAGATGCGAGATGTTCGACAAGTGAGCTGAAGCACTGCAGACTTGATACTTGATTATATCACTTGAGATCCAAGTTGAGTATGAGCCTGAATCCACTAGCTTGCCCTAACGTCAGCGATCCTGCAGCGAGCGATAGCCGCCAACACGTTGTCCGATATAGGGCAAGTGTGCGCACAAGACTGCCGGAAGGTAACACAGAGTAAGCAGAGCCATATGAGCTCCGCTGTATGACCCTCGAAGCGTAACCGTCGGAGCTGCCGACAAGCGCATTCCTACTGCCACGCAGTGAGCACTGCTTCAAGCGGAGATGCTTGGTGCTTTGTCGTCACGACGGCATCGTGAAGCACAAACGTGTAAACATCAGATAGCTCGTTACTGTGCAGTTCTGAATACGTCGCCGCCTTTGCTGGAGGCGTGCGGCTGGAAACACGCAGAGCGCCGTTAAGGATCGCATCCATTGGATTCAGGCCACCAGCGCGTGTCGCCTCAACGACGTCGTGCAACCATCAGGACTTGTTTCGAGATGGCGGCTGATATCGTGGTATGGACATCGTCGCCAGGGTAGAGTGTGGAGGTAACGCGGTGATGCAGAGAAGTGGGACAGCTGAGGAAGAGTTGTGagtgggaggaggaagtcTGGGCAGGGATCGGAGACCCTCGTCGGATTTCGACAGGGGTCCGATTCGCGACTTCCACGTCTCAGCATCTGGCCTCTTCAGGAGCACAGTCTTCACTTCATGTAGTAACTTCTCTTCCGCACAGACAACGTTACCACCGCCAATATGGCCGCCATGCTGGCATTCAAGCTGCTCATCGCATTTCTCCTTCCCCTCGTTTCCGCGCTCAAGTTCGACATCCAAGCACACCCCGGCCACGAATCGGCATCCAAAGAGCGCTGTATACGCAACTTTGTCGCCAAGGACCAGTTGGTTGTCGTGACGGCGACAATCAGCGGCAGCAAGGGCGATGGCCAGACATTGAACATGCATGTACGTCTGCGCCGCAACAAGAAGCCCTCAGCTCAGCAACACCAGGAAACAGACCCACTGACTCCATCTTCCAGATCAAAGACGCTGTAGGAAACGACTACGCCCGCCCTCGCGACGTCGCCGGCGAGGCCCGCTACGCTTTCACATCACACGCCGACAGCGCCTTTGACGTCTGCTTCGAGAACATCCTCACCGGCCACGGCACTTACTCTTCTCCCTCGCGACATGTAGAACTCGACATCGACATAGGCGCCGATGCCAAGGACTGGTCTGCGATCCAAGCCggcgagaagctgaagcccGTCGAAGCCGAGCTTCGCCGCATCAGCGAGGTCGCGAAAGAGATCGTGGACGAGCTGGACTACCTGCGTGGGAGAGAGATGAAGCTGAGAGATACAAATGAGAGTACGAATGAGCGCGTGAAGTGGTTTGCGATTGGAACGATGGGCATGTTGGTTGCGTTGGGAGTGTGGCAGATTGTATACTTGAGGGCCTACTTCAGGAGCAAGCATTTGATCTAGATGGGACATGAATTACAAGCTGTCAATATGAGATGCTTCTCGTGATTCCCTATGGAAATGGATATCGGCGACGCGGCACAGAAACGATGACGAGTTGTTTTCGAAACGGAAAAGCGAGGCGTGGGGACAACAAGGGTAACGGGCATGCATGGTGGCTGGGCTTCGATATGCATACTACTACGATTGCTCTGTTCGTCCAGCAGTGGACATATGAATGTAACGATAGAGGTACAGATATAAAAACAACAGAAAAGTTCTCGAAAACATCCTACGCCATGCTTCCGAGCCCGATGAAATTGTTGAAGCAGTGAAACATCAAAGGCACAGCCGACCATCAcgtactttatataaatacttacAGCCTAGAAGGAGCTCCCCAATGCACATCGCCCACCTGTTTCCCAACATGCCAATGTCTATGCACTCTGCAGCTCCGAATCCCAGCTACCGCGCGCAACGTGTCCGCGTCCGTGCCTTTATCAGTGGGACCCCATGTCTCGAACGCCCGGTACGTCTTGGCATAAACCACCACTTCAATAATACCATTCCACCATCACATCTCAAACTCAGAATATCGAATATCGAATTTTGGCCTTGTGCGTGTGGTCATGAGCTAGTTTCTTGGTGGTCTCATGGTCAGCATCGTCGCCAATAGATAACCGTATCAGCGATCAAGAGCAAAATTGTGAAGGAGTTCGAAGTTCAATCCCATTCATATAGTAGCCCGCAGTCATGCATTTACAATGCTGGCGGTACTGTCATATCATCACCGCTAAACGATCAAAATGCATATACAGCCACTTGCGTTGCCACCAAAACGCCCTCGCAATGCACAAGTGGACCAACAATGGACGTCTATCCAACAATATTGATGCCCTGCAAGCTCTCCATGGCTCTCATGCCTTGCTTTTCAAATGTCTCGACCATTCGCTCACATTTCCTCTTCAACTCGACTTCGCCCTGTTGGGCGCGATATCGAACCCATTCTTCTACGCTCATCTTCTTTTCCGGGCTTGTCAATGCTCCGGCAGCGGCAACAAGCTGCTCTCCAACTCGCCCGGGACTGGGTTGCGGACTAGGCAAAAACACCATATCCAGATCGACAGCTGTCCAAGGAACAGAGGACTGGAGTCCAGAGACCTGCTTGGATGGCGACacattcttcgtcttcaatgGCGATCGATTCGGTGTGCCAGGCGCCAAAGGTATTCTCGTTGTTTTTGAGGGTGAAAGGAACAGCTGAGGAGCCTTTTGTGCAGTCAAAGGCTGCGCCACAGAAGATGGCACATTTTCCTTGTCACTTCCGCTAGGAGACGGTGTAAAACCACCCGGCATCCGCGACGACTGTCGCAGTAAAGACACGCGGTCTGGTGAGAACGCCTTCTCCGCTTCCGCAGCGACTTcatctcgaagctgctgcatttCTGCGTTGTCTTTGCTGCGCCGCCCTTGTGATGGTGACGGCTCGTACTCGTTGACCAATTCTTGTTCCGCTTGTATAGCGAGAGCTCCTTGAGAGGCTTGCTCAGTCGCTATGCGCTCGAGTTCTTGCTCAATCTCCAATTCGTCGCGAgcgagatcttcttctggtTCTGCTTCGAGCTCAGTATTCTCTGGCCCGGAAGTCACAGCCGATGTCTTCGAAGACCGCACAGAAGAGCCTTTCTTGCCTTTCGGCTTCgctttgctcttcttcgccgttgccttcttcttgatcgGTTGTGAGTTCTCGTCATCAGCTTCTGCATCTTGACTCGCTGCAGGAAGATCGAGCTCTATTCGATCCTCAGTAACGAGCACATCTGTTGCGTCTGTGCCTGTCTCGACCGTCGCCTCTGTCGACGCTGTAGAGGCCTGCTTCGCTTTTCGGCCACGCTTAGCTTTCGGCTCAGGTTCAGGCTTTGAGGGCGGGTCCATGTCAAGTAAGCTGCTAGAGTCTTGCTGTTTTCGCATGCCGTCTGACATTCGCTTAGTGCCGCGCTTCGGTTTTGGGTGCTCTGGCACAATCGGCGTAGACTGGTCGAGGTCCTCGCCGAAGTTATCGACAGACTGGTCCAGCTCTTCTTGAAGTTGTGCAGAGACTTCGCGCAAGCGTGCTTTTTCGATGGCGTCTGCATCTGGCGTCTGTGGTACCTCATCCGGCTCCTGTTCCACAGCTGGCTCAGCCTGTGGTTGCACCTTTGGCTTCTTGGCGCGTGTCGCTTTCTTGGTCGGCACAGCATCGAGACTGCTCACCTCAATCACTGAAGAATCAACTACTGTTTGTTTTGATGCGCGTCCTGTTCCTCTGGGCTTGGTCGTCGGCTGTGAGGTTGCCAATTCTTCGGCCGGCAATTGTCCCTGCTCCAAGTCCAGATCGTGCAATTCAacagcctcttcctcttttgcagccttcttcttacccCTGCCGCCCTTAGCTGGCGCTTTAGCTTTtgtggtcttcttcttccctttggtggttgttgctgttgaagCGGTCGTGCCTGCCGTCATGATACTATCATCAACTTGGGCCAGACTGCTGTTCGGCGGAATGTCGCCCAGGCTATCTCTCAAACTTTGCGCATCACTCGCTGCAGTCATCGCGCTCTGTGTGCTGACTCTGCTTGCTTTGCTCGCAGTGCTGCCTCGGCTCTTGCCCTTGgccttggtcttcttcatggGCTCTGCGGTGCCATGATAATGTTCGACTAGTGCGAAGAATGGACACTGGGGCTCTCGTCGTTTGTGTTCCACAAAAGGATCGTCTTTGGGCTCCCAGCCATCAAGGCTCAAATTGCAGTAGAAGCAAGTAACTCCATCTGGCTCATCACCGTCCGGGCTCGGGTCCCAACACCATCCTGCTTCGACGAGCTTCGCGACTTTGCACTTCCATCCTTTTTTCGACTCATGAGGCCAGCCTTCTCCAGTCGTGAATGTCTGCTTTCGCGCTGTGTATAACTCCTCGCCCATCGGGTCTCGCGTTTCTGCGGTTTGTGTCGAATCTTCGTCTCGCGTCACGCTGATGGCTGTCGCCCATGCGCAGTAGTTGGAATGCGCCAAGTGCTCCGATATTGGGTCGTCCGTCTCTTCCCAGCCATCAAGCTTGACACTGCAATGGAAGCACTGGACATTGTCGTCCGAATCGGAAGCTGGCCGGTAGAAGAAACCCGCGCGGGCAAGCTATCGCGTACGTCAGTCTCGCTTCCACGTGTCATATAATGTCTTTCACACATACCGCCTCCTTGGAAGGATGCGCATGCGGCCACTCGACGGTATTTCCGGCTTTCCTCTTGGTGGTGTTGCAGCTGGCGCGTCGCTTCGTGAGTTGTTGTGGCTGCTCGAATGTCGCCAATCGCCCGACAAACGAGCTCGTATCGCTGGAGACCGGCGCCATGGCCATGTTGCGACGATGTTGTGGCTGTTGGCGCGTTCAAGTGGGCATTTGCGGGCGAGTCGTTGGTGTTATTCGCGTTGTTTACTCGGATCGACAGCAGCGTGGATTAAGCGAGCGGCACGTGCAGGCTCGGCCCCGTAGCGTCAGGCACAACGTCAGAGCGGGCGGGCTTCGAGAACGAGAACGGGAAAGACGCAAGTCGCAGCTTGCGACGGCCGCTGAGCCCCAGAAGCCTCCATCCATTCCACCTCGCTCCTCACCATTCTCACTTTCCCTACAAGTCATTGAACACATTGCCCACACCATGCTATAGACCAAGCACACGACGCGACTATGGATCCCTCATCTGTGTTGCATAGCTAGCCCCGTTCTCTCCCCATTCAAGATCACTCTCAAGCATAATGCTCACCCAAAAGTTGGCTGTACGTCTTTGCATCACGCAACGAGGAGGCATTGATCATATGTTGATGGGTGTAATAGGCGTCGCCAGTCTTCCATTCCTTGCTCGGCGCGAATAGTTTCTTCCTCGCCAATGCCGCATGGCAGT
Proteins encoded:
- the ERV25 gene encoding vesicle coat component, with amino-acid sequence MAAMLAFKLLIAFLLPLVSALKFDIQAHPGHESASKERCIRNFVAKDQLVVVTATISGSKGDGQTLNMHIKDAVGNDYARPRDVAGEARYAFTSHADSAFDVCFENILTGHGTYSSPSRHVELDIDIGADAKDWSAIQAGEKLKPVEAELRRISEVAKEIVDELDYLRGREMKLRDTNESTNERVKWFAIGTMGMLVALGVWQIVYLRAYFRSKHLI
- a CDS encoding uncharacterized protein (MEROPS:MER0023234); this encodes MAMAPVSSDTSSFVGRLATFEQPQQLTKRRASCNTTKRKAGNTVEWPHAHPSKEALARAGFFYRPASDSDDNVQCFHCSVKLDGWEETDDPISEHLAHSNYCAWATAISVTRDEDSTQTAETRDPMGEELYTARKQTFTTGEGWPHESKKGWKCKVAKLVEAGWCWDPSPDGDEPDGVTCFYCNLSLDGWEPKDDPFVEHKRREPQCPFFALVEHYHGTAEPMKKTKAKGKSRGSTASKASRVSTQSAMTAASDAQSLRDSLGDIPPNSSLAQVDDSIMTAGTTASTATTTKGKKKTTKAKAPAKGGRGKKKAAKEEEAVELHDLDLEQGQLPAEELATSQPTTKPRGTGRASKQTVVDSSVIEVSSLDAVPTKKATRAKKPKVQPQAEPAVEQEPDEVPQTPDADAIEKARLREVSAQLQEELDQSVDNFGEDLDQSTPIVPEHPKPKRGTKRMSDGMRKQQDSSSLLDMDPPSKPEPEPKAKRGRKAKQASTASTEATVETGTDATDVLVTEDRIELDLPAASQDAEADDENSQPIKKKATAKKSKAKPKGKKGSSVRSSKTSAVTSGPENTELEAEPEEDLARDELEIEQELERIATEQASQGALAIQAEQELVNEYEPSPSQGRRSKDNAEMQQLRDEVAAEAEKAFSPDRVSLLRQSSRMPGGFTPSPSGSDKENVPSSVAQPLTAQKAPQLFLSPSKTTRIPLAPGTPNRSPLKTKNVSPSKQVSGLQSSVPWTAVDLDMVFLPSPQPSPGRVGEQLVAAAGALTSPEKKMSVEEWVRYRAQQGEVELKRKCERMVETFEKQGMRAMESLQGINIVG